A DNA window from Vigna unguiculata cultivar IT97K-499-35 chromosome 10, ASM411807v1, whole genome shotgun sequence contains the following coding sequences:
- the LOC114165895 gene encoding glycosyltransferase BC10-like, with amino-acid sequence MQSRMEEGKDPAALRTTLSRPFPLRLLKFFLVFLVIGLGASFLSMYMIRHFGIHNVALIQSTIKPCFEQPVTIESWIRPPSSLLHTMNDTELFWRATFAPRIKSYPFKRTPKIAFMFLTKGPLPMAPLWEKFFKGNERLYSIYVHSLPSYSVDFPSSSVFYRRQIPSQVAEWGMMSMCDAERRLLANALLDITNEWFILLSESCIPLQNFSIVYRYISRSRYSFMGAVDEPGPYGRGRYDENMAPEINMSDWRKGSQWFEVNRQLAVRIVADITYYPKLKEFCVPHKCYVDEHYFQTMLTINTPHLLANRSLTFVDWSRGGAHPATFGKDDIKEEFFKKILQDQTCLYNNQPSSLCFLFARKFAPNALGPLLDIATKTLGI; translated from the exons ATGCAGTCTAGAATGGAAGAAGGGAAGGACCCTGCTGCATTGAGAACTACTCTCTCTAGGCCCTTCCCTTTGAGGCTTCTGAAGTTCTTCTTGGTATTTTTGGTTATTGGCCTGGGTGCTTCGTTTCTTAGCATGTACATGATTAGGCATTTTGGTATTCACAATGTGGCTTTGATACAGTCTACCATTAAACCTTGCTTTGAGCAGCCGGTGACCATAGAAAGTTGGATTAGGCCTCCATCCAGTTTGCTGCATACCATGAACGACACTGAACTCTTCTGGCGAGCTACTTTTGCTCCGAGGATCAAGAGTTATCCCTTTAAAAGAACTCCCAAGATTGCCTTCATGTTCTTGACCAAGGGACCGTTGCCAATGGCACCACTCTGGGAGAAGTTCTTTAAAGGGAATGAGAGGCTTTATTCAATCTATGTTCATTCGCTGCCATCCTATAGTGTGGATTTTCCATCATCATCAGTTTTTTATAGAAGACAGATCCCAAGCCAG GTTGCTGAGTGGGGAATGATGAGTATGTGTGATGCTGAAAGAAGACTTCTGGCCAATGCATTGCTTGATATCACAAATGAATGGTTTATCCTCTTATCTGAATCCTGCATTCCTCTCCAGAACTTCAGCATTGTGTACCGTTACATATCACGCTCGAGGTATAGCTTTATGGGTGCAGTTGATGAACCTGGCCCTTATGGCAGAGGACGCTATGATGAAAACATGGCACCTGAGATCAACATGAGTGACTGGCGTAAGGGATCTCAGTGGTTTGAAGTTAACCGGCAACTCGCCGTTAGGATAGTTGCAGACATTACTTACTATCCCAAGCTCAAAGAATTCTGCGTTCCACACAAATGCTATGTTGATGAGCACTATTTCCAGACAATGCTAACCATTAATACTCCTCATCTTTTGGCAAATAGAAGCCTCACTTTTGTGGACTGGTCGAGGGGTGGTGCTCATCCAGCTACTTTTGGAAAGGATGACATCAAAGAGGAATTCTTCAAGAAAATTTTGCAAGACCAGACATGTCTTTATAATAACCAGCCATCTTCACTCTGCTTCttatttgcaagaaaatttgcACCTAATGCTTTAGGCCCTCTTTTAGACATAGCAACCAAAACTCTAGGAATTTGA